In Plasmodium cynomolgi strain B DNA, chromosome 6, whole genome shotgun sequence, the sequence TTCGGCGAAGGCCTTGTCGGAGTTTATGGCGGCCAGAGTCTTTCCGGTGAAGCGTTGGTGCGGTAATGCGGCAATGCGGTGTTGGAATGACAGGGAAGACCTGCACAGTGTTGTGTGTCGTGCAGCATCTGGGATGCCATAGCGTATTCTCCTTTGCGCGCTAAGCCGGGACCATACTCCATCCATTCAGGGATGATCTGATTAGACGCGCATTACGTGAATATGCCATTTGCACCAacttaaaaagaagaaaaaaagtgatacaTAAAAACGAGAGCTTTTGTATCTCCACGTAGTTTGCTCgtaaaatttaagaaaaaatacttaatttataagaaaaaaaaaaaaaaaaaaagggaaatatatcattaaagGGGAGGTAACGATGAAGAGCATACTTAAATGTTGAAGGCGGTGACAACATCCATTTAAGCATACACCATGAAGTCACACGTGTGCTCAGCGGTACAAAGGAAAAGTCTGCAAGATGTGCTTTACATATGCACTCTGTAGGGGGACCACTTTGCAGGCAGTTTTATTGACCGATCAGCAAAAACTCTCAggttgtgcaaaaaaaaaaaaaaNNNNNNNNNNNNNNNNNNNNNNNNNNNNNNNNNNNNNNNNttttttttttttttttcgttcccaTTTAACACATCCTGCTGTGCACTGCACGCTGGACCTTATCCTTTACAATTTGACTGAACTTTCCTGCTACACATTAACAAACACGCCTTGTGACGCGATTGGCGATTTGCAATTGGGGCAAGTAGCGCTCCTAACAAGCCACAAGTCGATGCAGGATTTGTGAAAGGTATGGCTGCAGAGCAGCAACGTCCGCACACATTCGCCCACCTGGAAGTCGTTCAGGCAGATGGAGCACTTGGACTCGCTCCTAACATTCTTAACGTAATGATATGGTAGGTTCTCAATTTGCTTCAGTCTTAGTCCCTTTCGATAAATGAACATTCCATAGTCTCTCATCATGTCGATGTTGCCACTCCACCTGGTGAATATATCATTGGTCTGCATGCTGATGAGTGTTCTCTCGTAGATTCTTGCCTGGTATTCCAAATATAGGgacagcaaaatgaaaaataagtaCAGCAGGATCCACACATAGCAAAGTACAATCCACAGCACAATGAACCATGGGTGGTTGTTTCTTGGTAGACATTTCGGCGTATATTTAATGATTTGATATATCCACACTGTGCCTACTACGTTCCATACGAGAAAGAATGGGAACAAGACGCAGAGGACTAACAGGTTGATATAGTACGGGGGGGTGTTTCGTCTATATATGATAAGGTCATCTCCATCGTTGCTTAAATACTGCGCTAGGAAATGGGACAATCTGTAGAGCACTATAGATATGAAGGAGACCACTAGCCATACGTGAATTGGTTTGTGACACTTGGAAAAATCGTTCCATTGTAGAAAGATGTCTCCGATGGAGTAGCACACGGACAGCAGCAGGATGAAGTCGTTGTAGCTCATTCGCACGCGCGCGCTTTCGTCGGCCGCCTCCATTTTGCAAGAGTATGTGCCGTCTGGGCCCCCCCTTTTATGCTTCTTTTTGCGCACCTTTACGCCGGCGACGGGTGTGTGGTGGACAGCCCGGTCAGCAGGGCGAAAGAATAAGTACGTGGCTATACATTCACATATATCgtcatgtgtgtatgtatagtCACCGACTTATGCGACcacgttttccttttatcgGGGCATTTGGGCAGCCTGATGGAGGGAATTAACGCggaaaaagggcaaaacATTTTGTGGTGTCTTCAAGGAATTGCTTCGTTCTAGGAGATTCACAAATTTGGGGGGACCTTCCttttggtaaattttttttgggggggtcGATAATAAAGTGGCATACATGTACAAATGTGCGTGTGTACTCTTTTAGGTCTAGCACGAAACagagaagggggggagaggggagaaaaggcGGCCCTCCCGTGGCCACACTTGCCGTTCACGAGTTCATGAATTGcctatatgtgtatgtgcatgtatattcGCGTaggtatgtatgtatataacCACACGCATCATGTATGCATTGTGCCACTGGGGGAGAAATAACCTGACTGCTTCGCGCGAaccatcctttttttcccgctttACATTTGCTTCCAAATGGGGTAGTAATTCTCACCTGTGTAATCTTCCCTTATTCGCTGACGCATTGGGGGAAGGTGTATGCCTGTTGGCAAGTGTTACGTATCGttgcgccctttttttttggggggggggacccgaggaagattttttttttttttcctttcattttgGTGTGTCCCCCtaggggggagaggcactCCTGGGAAaacgaggagaaaaaacaaaaaaaaacagcaagaGAGCAGCAAAAATACAGCaaaggagcagcaaaaatgcagcaaaagaacagcaaaaatgcagcaaaaaaagaggagaaaggAGGGTAAACCTACGATGCGTTGATAAGCTTTATGCCAACAGGTCAGTACGCCAATACGCACGTCCCTACACAATAGCTATGTAGCCCATGCCACGCTTACCCCATGCAGTGGACGTATATGCAGTGGGAGAAGAAACTACGACTCCCCTCCAACCGTGGCATCCCATCAGTAGCTAAATCAGAAGCGTTTTCCCCATTGAATAGCCAGCTTGACATgcttaaaattgtaaaaaaatgaagaatgtttgaacgaagaaaaaaaaaaaaaaaagttaaNNNNNNNNNNNNNNNNNNNNNNNNNNNNNNNNNNNNNNNNNNNNNNNNNNNNNNNNNNNNNNNNNNNNNNNNNNNNNNNNNNNNNNNNNNNNNNNNNNNNNNNNNNNNNNNNNNNNNNNNNNNNNNNNNNNNNNNNNNNNNNNNNNNNNNNNNNNNNNNNNNNNNNNNNNNNNNNNNNNNNNNNNNNNNNNNNNNNNNNNNNNNNNNNNNNNNNNNNNNNNNNNNNNNNNNNNNNNNNNNNNNNNNNNNNNNNNNNNNNNNNNNNNNNNNNNNNNNNNNNNNNNNNNNNNNNNNNNNNNNNNNNNNNNNNNNNNNNNNNNNNNNNNNNNNNNNNNNNNNNNNNNNNNNNNNNNNNNNNNNNNNNNNNNNNNNNNNNNNNNNNNNNNNNNNNNNNNNNNNNNNNNNNNNNNNNNNNNNNNNNNNNNNNNNNNNNNNNNNNNNNNNNNNNNNNNNNNNNNNNNNNNNNNNNNNNNNNNNNNNNNNNNNNNNNNNNNNNNNNNNNNNNNNNNNNNNNNNNNNNCGATCGCTTTGTGTGTTCCCCTTTCGATCGCTTTGTGTGTTCCCCTTTCTATCGCTTCTTATATTCCCCTTTCTATCgctttttgtatttcctttttggtctCTTTTTGTATTCCCCTTCCGGTCGCTCTGTGTGCTCCCCCCCCGGCGGCCCTTCTCTTGGTCCGACTTAGCGTGCTTCAGAAAAAACTCCTGCACATTGAGCGTATTAAGCTTATCTTCCTTCCGCAGCTGGTCAATCTTCtgcaagtttttttttttctctatagCTTCCATTTGGCTAGCAACTTTTGCAgagccactttttttattaaattttttgttcattctttttattttatttttttccttttcttccaccCTCTCATGATCCTTCACAATCTTTTGTCTAACTCTTTCCATATGTAGGTCACTCTTTATCATATCTGCTAAGAAGTCGTAAGGCCTGTTAAAGGAGATATGTAGATCTTGTAGCTTCTTCAGACCCTCCACTACGTTTTCATGTGTGAGTCTCAAAAATTCACTTTCCCTCACTTGGCAGTTTccaaataatttcattttttttaagtaaaagtTTTGCGAGCAGGTCAGGTCTAACTTTTCCAACCATTCGTTATTCCCCTCACTGGGGGTTACTTTGatcattatttcttttcgctttttcgcgAGGAGGGCTTTGTTTTGGGCAAGCCGTTTGGCTTCAGCGAAGTCGTCCGCGTCTGTCCCGGGGGGCGACCTGCGGGTGGCCTTTCCTCAGCAAGCTCCCTTTCGGGGTAACCTTCCTCAACTTGgttgcctcctttttgggCTTCTTCCCTAtcccttcccccttcttgctccgtttctccccccccagcgAACCCATCCGCTtcaactttttaataattttcctcACGGCGTCCTCCTTCGTTGATGtgcttcccttctttttcagCAGAGTCTCcgttccgtttttttttttcttttttatgcgAACCTCTTCCCCGTTGTTGCTATGGAgggccttcttctcctttttcttcttccccatccGGTCTGCCTCCACTGGGAgtgccttcattttgttccacGGTTAAAATGAGAGCGGCAAACACAGGGCGCGCAGCAGGATGCACAGAAGTGGCAAAGAAGTGGCCCAGTCGTAGGCACTGAAGGAGGCAATGGGTGAGGGTTCCCCTGGTGGGAAAAGCATACATACAAAATAACAACGCgctgggaagaaaaaaaaaaatgccacagAGAGACTGCCCAATCAGTGTAGCTACTACGTATCGACAGCAACGTTAACGGGACGATGGGTTACTTTTATCATCACCTCGCCTCCCCGACTGTTGGTGAAGTAACAAATTGCAGTGAAATGAGCACTACTCGACAAAGTTGATGCGCATTAAAGGGGGGAGTTTCGGTATTCCCCCCCCTTAGCGCAGGTGAAAATAGCGAGGCTGGTTTCGATTTTTTCTACCCTACGCTGCagataagtaaaaaaagtttgctGGCTTTATCCCGCTTGGCTAGTTGCTAAAATGAAGCAGTCAGTCAACTCTGAAATAATGCAGAGTGGCTCTGCATACAAAGGGGCACCTTCATACGTCACATACATACGctacaaataaatgtaagCGTTTATTTGTATAACCTCCGCGCGGGGATAGTAGTcgactttctttttcccctccccctttttttttttttacgaaaactTCTTCCCCGTTGTAGGTGGGCGTCACAGttgctctctttttttttttttttttttattctcaccCATCGGGTATGCCACTCTGCCAAATTCGCTGTCGGGGAAAAGAGGCGCAAAAGAGGGGAACCCCACGGAGAAGATAAGATATGCTTCCCTTCCCATGAATGCCATTATCCTATGCACGTATCTCTAATCtgtatgaatttatttatgttgaAATTTCCCAAGTGGTGCCACGTCCCCCCAaactagtttttttttcctccatttttttgaaagctTCGCGCAACTTGGAGTGCTTTTCATTACATCTGAaggggtttttttttttttttcctcttaacCTCTCTGCTTCTTCGCGAAGTTCCGTCACGTCATATGTTTCCCCCCATCGAAGGAGCGCagcggaaaaaatataaccctACTTGTATGCATGTGCCTATGTATACTTGTGCGTAAGGCCGCTCC encodes:
- a CDS encoding hypothetical protein (putative), giving the protein MEAADESARVRMSYNDFILLLSVCYSIGDIFLQWNDFSKCHKPIHVWLVVSFISIVLYRLSHFLAQYLSNDGDDLIIYRRNTPPYYINLLVLCVLFPFFLVWNVVGTVWIYQIIKYTPKCLPRNNHPWFIVLWIVLCYVWILLYLFFILLSLYLEYQARIYERTLISMQTNDIFTRWSGNIDMMRDYG
- a CDS encoding hypothetical protein (putative), with amino-acid sequence MKLFGNCQVRESEFLRLTHENVVEGLKKLQDLHISFNRPYDFLADMIKSDLHMERVRQKIVKDHERVEEKEKNKIKRMNKKFNKKSGSAKVASQMEAIEKKKNLQKIDQLRKEDKLNTLNVQDRTKRRAAGGGAHRATGRGIQKETKKEIQKAIERGI